CGTACATTTCTTTCAAGTGCTTTTTATCTGATAATAAAATATGGTTTATATCACAGTACTTATTTATtgtattatataaaaaaaaacattaaaggaatgaaaatcattgaaaacttAGGTCTATCATGCTCAAGATAATTTTTCTCCCAGATATTGTGGGCGTTATAACAAGAAACCTCAGGAAATTATTAGTTGGAGTCGGAATACTTAGTTGCTGATGGATCATTGGTATCGGTACGCAGTGTTCCGGAATTTGATGCTACCGACAAGCGGGATATCATACGAGAAGAATTTGACGAGCAGTTTACAAATTCTTCTGCCTGTTCTTCAGCCTCTGTAACCATCAAAAATAGacctttttttattttcctttgAAGGTGCGCAGGAAAAGTTTTGGTTGTACCGTACATTGAATCAAAAAATGATTTTAGGGGGTCATCTTTCTCGTGAAGCGTACTCCTAATTTCTTCTCTACGATCATTTGTTTCACCTTTTTCCTGCGCTTTGGATGAAGATGTTATTGCACATTTCGTTTCTGGGCTGCAATGTGTTGCTGTGAGGATTTCTTCCTCAGACGGAAGATGTTCCTGAGATTCCTCTGCAACGGATTTTTGTAGAGGAACGGAGTTCGCCGTTTCTTGTGTTTCCGCAATATCTTCTTGCATCGCCCAATCAATTTTTCGGGACCTATCTCTCATGAAAGGTTGAAGAAATGACATTTGCATGTCATACTTCCACCGATTAGCGAATGGAGCAGCAGAACCACTTGGTTTTCGCTTTCTGCTAGCACGGTAAGAATCTCTGAGTTTCTTCCATAGGACCTTGGCTGCATCTCCTGAAAGAATCCAAATTGAGCATTTATTTTATTCGTTCATATTTCCTTGTAATGAATATATAAGAAGGAGAAATGTCACTTTTCATGGCGAGCCTATGTTGGTAATTGAAGGCGATCCATGAAAAGTCACTCCTCTCCCCgaatgaaaaatgatatttttttttcagacgtTTTGAAATTCATAATATTCTTTGTATGAAGCTTTGGATAATATTTGATTCTACAATCGTTATACTTGAGcttggaacataaatatatctatgttccaagtaATTGAGTGATtgctattgaaaaaattattggaaaaactAGTTATGGTTGTTATTTTCCACATATCAACACATTTATCTACGTCAAAATATGACCTTGTTTTTGTTCGTTTGAAAAAACCtatttcattcaaatattcagatAATCAGCgactggaaatatttttcatgatagCTAGATAAATCGGCCCACGGCGGCTTGCAGTATTCAAGTCTGTGGTGTCGAATCACTGAGATAGCTGAGCATAcagtgaaatatttcaaaagagtGAAAAAAGGATTGGCAACAAACGAaaaggaaatgtaaacaatcggccatttttcttttaaacacaacatacagggtgagtctttgactggtactaatatattaacagtagattcttggggtcaaaggaaacactttttttctttaccattttttccgaatcggcttggtttaaaagatacatgttaaaaaaccataaaaaaattatttttagttctatatctctaaaacggtttcatcgaatgaaatgaatttcggcgAATGAAGTTATTTgatgaacacaagatatcatccccgacttccagttttctcattaggaccattacgtaccatactcagatttagctagttattcagaaggtaattttgtttttccagtggtgGCACACTTCATAATAATTActcaaaatgactatatctctccatcagggccgaatcggacaaaatggtataggaaaaaattgtttttctttacctcaagaatctattgatgaaatatttgtacgagtcaaagactctccctgtatatcattgaaatccttataactcgaATAAAACGAcaaatattttctcaaaattgtAACATATTAATTCTGTCTGTATGGATCTACCAAAataacagaaacaattttttctaatcTGCGAATATAGAATTCTATGTatctcttgatcggttccactgtagtcgaattaacaaaaattaccagACTCCAGTAAATGCTGGTGGAGCTGCAaatagaatattaaaaaatgaTGCAATTAATAATCAAGCAAACACATGTTTTGGTTAGCTCCACGTGTCTAATATTTTAGTCTGAAGACAATATTTTTCCATTCACGGCGATACTTTGAGAAATTGTTTTCAGTTCTTCAGCAGGCTCAGTATCTGAGTAGAAATTATAAACACgtttttttattcaatctgcttattaatactataacgttgataaaaaatgatcaccgaatcgtatcaaattttttgccacgttgaagtgtcggtggagggtatgggaaatttgaaatggcgagcgccgaaggcgcgtggccgggtagagcggtaaatggaacgcaagagtaagaatcgagctttccgaaaatgcctagatcgtatttttaccccgtctagaagtgtccgaaaattgcgtgagaaaatcgcgaaattcacgattttcgcgaaaaggtaccaatttgatttgattagcttgagagatccgcggtagctcgagagccgggatgggtgtcgaactaagctcgaagaacccgaaattaaaataggcctgttttttttcccggagcccgaacgatattacctaaaaaagcgtaagaattttgaaaatttttgacgtctattaaaaatcgagtgacattccacaaaattaaattattttctattgattatcagagaaaattaagtgaaagtgcactttgacaatcgatgtcagagtgtgatttaaaggttaacgtcagttttgacggcttggcagcgatcacagaacgaggtgccttaaatcgatcgggcttttaaaaaacgtttttggcctagatatttataaaaggggaatcgagcgagggccgaaggcccgagctacgaacaaaaggcgtatcgcgagggccgaaggcccgagctacggacgaaaggcgaatctgccagtaaaggtgaatctacctacaaggtggatctcctggctatactagttaatactataacgttgataaaaaatgatcactgaatcgtatcaaattttttgccacgttgaagtgttgggggagggtatgggaaatttgagatggtgagcgccgaaggcgcgtggctgggtagagcggtacatggaacgctagaagaagaatcgagctctccgaaaatgcctagatcgtatttttaccccgtctaaaagtgtccgaaaattgcgtgagaaaatcgcgaaattcacgattttcgcgaaaaggtgccAAAgttatttgattagcttgagagatccgcggtagctcgagagccgggatgggtgtcgaactaagctcgaaggacccgaaattaaaataggcctgttttttttcccggagtccgaacgaaatttcccaaaaaagcgtaagaaatttgaaaatttttgacgtctacgaaaatttgataaattaatttccaagagcatagAGGTAATTTCACTTCTGACGTTTCGAAAGGGGTTTTTGCAGTTTTCGGAAACTCGAGttgattattatatgaataatgccAAAATAGGGAAGATAAATGCTAGAGAATCATTCTCCATTGCCTGTAGCATCTCCAGGTACCCATATTTCGGCTCAATATGTACAggtaagtttgcaattttcgatattacgaaACCACCTCAGTTAAGCACCGTTCATAACCTTCGTTTTggccctgaatattttcagtcatTCCGTGATTTTTAGCGTTaaaaattgccaaaataaatttatattaggaaTGTCGAGGTCACTATTCAACCAAAAATaacttaaaattttaaaatttccataatttttcaattcctataACGTGTTTTCCTGTCAAGTGTTGAGGGATCCTTAGGCCAGTTTCATTTGACTGTTgacagaccgtgaaaaaattgatgcaaatttttaaggtttaattattattgaaatta
The window above is part of the Coccinella septempunctata chromosome 8, icCocSept1.1, whole genome shotgun sequence genome. Proteins encoded here:
- the LOC123319347 gene encoding transcription factor Adf-1-like isoform X2, whose translation is MDVEEQLIDCVREERILYDRSHRKYMDTNLKMRIWRSIATKCGINSGDAAKVLWKKLRDSYRASRKRKPSGSAAPFANRWKYDMQMSFLQPFMRDRSRKIDWAMQEDIAETQETANSVPLQKSVAEESQEHLPSEEEILTATHCSPETKCAITSSSKAQEKGETNDRREEIRSTLHEKDDPLKSFFDSIG
- the LOC123319347 gene encoding transcription factor Adf-1-like isoform X1, whose translation is MDVEEQLIDCVREERILYDRSHRKYMDTNLKMRIWRSIATKCGINSGDAAKVLWKKLRDSYRASRKRKPSGSAAPFANRWKYDMQMSFLQPFMRDRSRKIDWAMQEDIAETQETANSVPLQKSVAEESQEHLPSEEEILTATHCSPETKCAITSSSKAQEKGETNDRREEIRSTLHEKDDPLKSFFDSMYGTTKTFPAHLQRKIKKGLFLMVTEAEEQAEEFVNCSSNSSRMISRLSVASNSGTLRTDTNDPSATKYSDSN